In Terriglobia bacterium, the genomic stretch CATCTTCATGAGACCGCGCATACGACCAAGCTGTTGCTTGAAGACGGTCCGTTCAAATGCCGGCAAGCGGAGCTTTCTGGCCGAGACTTCTCCCAAACGCAACCAGGCCGCCGTGGATTCCGGGCAGGCACGGAAAGCAGTGGACCGGCGGTAAGATGCCGCGGGAGCCGTCCACACCTGGCTCCAGGCGGAAATGCTGCTCACGCCGAAAAATTGAAACATTGCGCGAACCAAGTCGCCGCCTTCTCGCGATTCGGAGAGGACCCCGCGCTGGGTGAGCTCCTTGACGGGGAACCTCTTCACCCACTCTGTAGCAGCTTCCAACGATTTTTGTTCTTTCAGGGAGGCTATCGTTTGTCGGTAGTTTCGCTCCAGGTTGTTCCAAAACGAAGCCGGCAGCGCGAGCACGTGTTCCAACTGCAAGGCAGTTTCTGCGGTAATGGCGGCCTTCCCCTTGATGATTTCGTTTATGGTTTTAAGGGGCCGTCCGGTGCGTTTGGCCAATTCGGCCTGCGAAAGACCGAGCGATTGAATCGTTTCAAGCAGGGTCGCCCCTGGAGGCACGGCGTAGTCCGGCTTAAACTCAATTCTTCTCTTAGCGATCATGGTAGTCCTCAATTGACGATTGGACAGGGATTCTGAGTTTGCCGCCTTCGCGAACTTGCCCGAATGAAAGCTTATTCTCATGGCTTGATTATGTCAATAGTTTTATTAACCCTTAGGGTTAAATAATAATTATAATAGCGCCCTCTCGACGCACACCAAATCCGCGACACCCGATACTGGCGAGCGCCTCGTATTAAGGAATATCGAAATGCCGTCCGATCATCTTGACCTTTGCTTACGGGGGTGGGTTGGCTATTTCAAACCAGAGCGACGGAGGACCAAAACAAGACTCGTCATATAATACTTCGATATGATAGCCTACAGAGAAATCTCCGAACAGTCACCTATTATCTTGCGTCGTTTGGGAGCCTTTTTGGGCCCAGCAAAGCTCGAAGTTCGTGCATCTGGATTCTGCAATGGGCAGGGGGCAAATGCAAGGGTCAATAAGTAGAGACAGCGACCCGTTTGGGAAGGAAGCATCGGAGCATGCGAGTATCGGGAGTTCTCATAGCGCTAATGATGGTGGCGTTCCCTATGGCCTTCTTGGCGCAGACGAAACCGGATAACACGCTCACGGTGCACCAGCGCCCGGTTACAGCGCTGCCGATCGTCGCCCGGATCCCTTTGCCGAAGGAGCCTGATTGGATGGCCCTTGGGTTTGGCTCGGTCTGGGTCGTGAACTACAAGCCGGACCGCTTGTCGCGGGTGGATCCGGTCACGGGCCATCTCCTCGCCGACATTGCGCTGGGGCCCGACGCGTGCCTCGGGGTGGTGATTGCACTTGACCGGGTATGGGTGGCGACCTGTGGCGACGGCGTGATCAACGAGATCGATGCTAGGACGAACGCCGTCGTGCGGCGGATATCGGTTCCGATTACAACAGGACGAGAAGGCGCCTTCGCCATTGCGAACGGCAGCTTCTGGATTCCGGCAAACCTTCCAGATGCGTCTTCATCTGCGGTTGCCCGGGTCGACGTACGCTCAGGCCGCGTCCTGTCCTTGATTCCCGTCGGCGCGAGAACCGATGTGGTGATCGCAGGATTTGGGGCCGTCTGGGCCGCGAGCAGCGCCACTGATACAATTCATCGAATCAATCCATCTCGCAACGCCGTCACAGCACGCGTCGCGGTGGGCCATACCCCCAAATTCATGGCCGCAGGTGAGGGCGGCGTCTGGGTGCAGAATCAAGCGGACGGCTCGGTTTCGCGGGTGGATCCGCGTGCCAACCGCGAGGTTGCCCGTATTGAGGCTGGCGCTCCTACCAAGTGGGGAGACATCGCAACCGGTGATGGCGCCGTTTGGCTCAGCGTGAACGGAAAGCCCGTCACCCGCATCGATCCCCAGACCAACCGCGTGACGCACCAGTTTGTCGGCGGCGATGGAGCTGACGCTATTCGATCAGGGGCAGGAGCGCTGTGGGTCGCGGACCACAAGCACGGTGAACTCTGGAAGATCGATTTCCGTGTACTTCGCCCGGCACCGTGAAGCCTCACTAACGAGTCCGACAAAGTGGTTTGGGTAGCGCCGCCACGGTTTCTGGTGGCGGGGGCGTTGGCGCGCGGGGGGCAGGGTAGCTGAATACATACCGGTCGCCGGCACAAGCCCCCGCCGGGTAGAGAGCACCCGGCGGGGCTACCAAAGCAAGGCACCATCCGAAGTGGTTTGGGTAGCGCCGCCACGGTTTCTGGTGGCGGGGGCGTTGGCGCGCGAGGGGCAGAGTAGCTGAATACATACCGGGCGCCGGCACAAGCCCCCGCCGGGCAGAGAGCACCCGGCGGGGCTACCAAAGCAGGACACAATTGGATATCAAGACAAAGGGGCAGGCTCCGACATCCGGCAACTGTTTCATTGGATGGCAGGGGAGGTTCGTGACGGAATAGCTGTGATTCGGATATTCATCTTGATTCTGACGAAAGCGCCTTCACGAGGCGGTACATGAATTCCATCCCATCGTAAAACTCCCTCACCCCCATGCGTTCATCCTTCCCGTGGGCTCGCACGTCATTGATGTCATCAAAAAGTCCTGAGACACCATACGTGGGCATGCCGGCGATGCGGAGATAGAGCCCGTCGGTCCCCCCCCGTGGACATGACCGGGACGACGGGTACGCCCGGCCAGAGCTCTGCGGTAATTCGATCGGTTGCTCGCACGATCTCCGGCCTGAGTGGCGAGGGTGGGCTTGGATTGGGCTTGTTAACTGGAGAAATCGTGATTTTGTCGTCAGCCAGCACCCGGGTCAGTGTTCGCTGGACTTCCTGAGGTGATTCACCGGGGAGCAACCGGCAATTAACAGTGGCACGCGCGGTCTGAGGGAGTGCGTTGTCCGCATGTCCACCCTCCAGGCGGGTGGCGACGCAGGTGGTTCGCATCAGGGAGTTGAAGTAGGGTGAGGCGGAAGTCAGGCGTGAAACCGCCGCGGGGTCGGGCGGGATCTGCGCGGCCGCCCGCATATCCCGGGCTGCTTGCCCGGTCTCCACTTTGGACATCTGCTCGAAGTAGGCCCGTGTGGTTTCGTTCAGCTTCACGGGGAAGTCGAACTTGGCGAGGCGCGTCAGCCCCTCCGCGAGCTCATAGATGGCGTTGTCCTTGACGGGAAGAGAGCTGTGCCCGCCCCGGTTCCTGGTCTCCAGGCGGAAGCTGAGATAGACCTTCTCACTCGTCTGCAGCTCGTTGACCCAGTGCTTGCCGTCCTTGATCTCGCCGCCCCCTCCATCCGTGTTGAGACAATACTCTGCGTCGATCAGTTCCCGGTGATTCTGCAACAGCCAGGAGACGCCGTTTGAGTCGCCTCCTTCCTCGTCGGCCGTCAAGGCGACAATCAGGTCCCGGTCCGGCTTGAACCCTTCCCGTTTGAGCCGTATCAAATTGGCGATCAACAAAGCATCGCCCGATTTGATGTCGTTGGTGCCGCGTCCATAAAAATACCCATCGCGCTCAAGGAATTTGAAGGGATCAAACGACCAGTCCTCGCGCCGCGCCTCCACCACATCGAGATGGGCCAGCAGAAGAATTGGTTTCCCGGAGCCAGTGCCGCGCAGGCGCGCGACCAGATTTCCCTTCCGCGGATTCGGGCCGAGCACTTGAACATCTGCGGCAGGGTAGCCGGCGGCCCGAAGTCGCGCCGCCATCGCCTCGGCAGCCCGGGTCGTGTTGCCTGAGGAGTCCGTGGTGTTGATCTCGATCAATTCTTTGAAAATGTCGCGGGCCAGTTCCTGTTGAGCCGAAGGCGGCGTGCCGCCTGCCCCCGGCAAGGCTTGAGCCGCAAGAGGCAGTGTTGCAAGAAGAAAAGAAATCATCAGTGTGCTGCCGAATTTCATCCAGAAATCCTCCGTTCCTATCGAGCGACAGCCGAGTGGTATTGG encodes the following:
- a CDS encoding HigA family addiction module antidote protein gives rise to the protein MRTTMIAKRRIEFKPDYAVPPGATLLETIQSLGLSQAELAKRTGRPLKTINEIIKGKAAITAETALQLEHVLALPASFWNNLERNYRQTIASLKEQKSLEAATEWVKRFPVKELTQRGVLSESREGGDLVRAMFQFFGVSSISAWSQVWTAPAASYRRSTAFRACPESTAAWLRLGEVSARKLRLPAFERTVFKQQLGRMRGLMKMRPAALKRSLTAACRKAGVAVVFVEELPHTSIHGAVRWVGDHPIIQLSCRYKVEDIFWFTFFHEAGHVALHGKRDVFLEDGAGGNDKEREADAFATTHLIPESQWRRFIVASKFTEPGIRALADSLGISAGIVVGRLQHEGRIPFSRFNYLKKRFDLTQP